Proteins encoded by one window of Catharus ustulatus isolate bCatUst1 chromosome Z, bCatUst1.pri.v2, whole genome shotgun sequence:
- the KATNAL2 gene encoding katanin p60 ATPase-containing subunit A-like 2 isoform X4: protein MRTEARRKNLLILILHYLMEEGYVDAANALEQETKLGLRGFEVCDNIDLETILMEYESYYFVKFQKYPKITKKVLDTAENKQQLRSGGRARRTAASSQNVPRVKQQTAPRPVSKTSPGSTAEPKSSTKESPRQNSDGSDTLDQSDFGLSISGISKTGGDSSHPRKGQIIDFHKMIQDAVRVSPDGIPLNSLNCDPDPSERLLKPLSAFIGMTGEMRELAMVVSKDIYLHKPNVKWDDIIGLDAAKRLVKEAVVYPIKYPELFTGILSPWKGLLLYGPPGTGKTLLAKAVATECNTTFFNISASTIVSKWRGDSEKLVRVLFELARYHAPSTIFLDELESVMSQRGTAPGGEHEGSRRMKTELLVQMDGLARSDDLVFVLAASNLPWELDSAMLRRLEKRILVDLPSQEARRVMIQHWLPPLSSSGGVKLRTDLDYSLLSQETNGYSGSDIKLVCKEAAMRPVRKIFDALENHQPGNSNLHMIQLDTITTADFLDVITHTKPSVKNLSQKYTAWQKEFESV from the exons ATGCGAACAGAAGCTCGTCGGAAAAATCTCCTCATTCtaattttgcattatttaatGGAGGAAGG ATACGTTGATGCTGCAAATGCTTTGGAACAAGAGACAAAATTAGGTTTACGAGGCTTTGAAGTTTGTGACAACATTGATCTTGAGACAATTTTGATGGAATATGAAAGCTACTATTTTGTAAAATTTCAAAAGTATCCTAAAATTACCAAAAAGGTCCTGGACACTG cagaaaataaacaacagcTGAGAAGTGGAGGAAGAGCAAGAAG GACAGCAGCTTCTTCTCAGAATGTACCAAGGGTCAAACAACAGACAGCGCCACGACCAGTGTCAAAAACTTCTCCTGGGAGTACAGCAGAACCTAAATCCTCCACCAAGGAGAGCCCCAGACAG aataGTGATGGTTCAGATACTTTGGATCAATCTGATTTTGGCTTAAGCATCTCAGGAATCAGCAAAACTGGAGGAGACAGCTCTCACCCAAGAAAG gGCCAAATAATTGACTTCCACAAGATGATTCAGGATGCTGTCAGAGTGTCACCAGATGGAATTCCCTTGAACAGCCTTAATTGTGATCCAGATCCATCA GAACGATTATTGAAACCTCTTAGTGCTTTTATTGGCATGACTGGTGAGATGAGGGAACTTGCAATGGTTGTAAGCAAA GACATTTATCTTCATAAGCCAAATGTGAAGTGGGATGATATTATAGGGCTGGATGCAGCTAAAAGGCTAGTCAAGGAAGCAGTTGTTTACCCCATAAAG TATCCAGAGCTGTTTACTGGAATTCTGTCCCCTTGGAAGGGGTTATTGCTGTATGGACCACCAG GCACTGGAAAAACTTTGCTTGCTAAGGCAGTTGCCACAGAGTGCAATACAACCTTTTTCAACATATCAGCATCCACCATTGTCAGCAAGTGGAGAGGGGATTCAGAAAAACTTGTCCGG GTGTTGTTCGAGCTCGCCCGGTACCACGCTCCTTCCACGATTTTCTTGGATGAGCTGGAGTCAGTTATGAGTCAAAGAGGCACTGCTCCTGG TGGTGAACACGAAGGAAGTCGGCGGATGAAAACAGAATTACTGGTGCAGATGGATGGCTTGGCCAGATCTGATGATCTTGTATTTGTTTTAGCAGCTTCCAATCTGCCGTG GGAGCTGGACTCTGCCATGCTGCGGCGGCTGGAGAAGAGGATCCTGGTGGACCTGCCCAGCCAGGAGGCACGGAGGGTGATGATCCAGCACTGGCTGCCCCCTCTGAGCAGCAGCGGCGGGGTGAAGCTGAGGACAGATCTGGATTACAGCCTGCTGAGCCAg GAAACAAATGGATACTCTGGATCAGACATAAAACTCGTGTGCAAGGAGGCAGCCATGAGACCAGTGAGGAAAATTTTCGATGCTCTTGAAAATCATCAGCCAG GTAACAGTAACTTGCACATGATCCAACTGGACACAATCACAACAGCCGATTTCCTGGACGTGATCACCCACACCAAGCCATCAGTGAAGAACCTAAGCCAGAAGTACACGGCTTGGCAGAAGGAATTTGAGTCAGtctga
- the KATNAL2 gene encoding katanin p60 ATPase-containing subunit A-like 2 isoform X2 yields the protein MELSCQALRTTHQAREAEEMRTEARRKNLLILILHYLMEEGYVDAANALEQETKLGLRGFEVCDNIDLETILMEYESYYFVKFQKYPKITKKVLDTENKQQLRSGGRARRTAASSQNVPRVKQQTAPRPVSKTSPGSTAEPKSSTKESPRQNSDGSDTLDQSDFGLSISGISKTGGDSSHPRKGQIIDFHKMIQDAVRVSPDGIPLNSLNCDPDPSERLLKPLSAFIGMTGEMRELAMVVSKDIYLHKPNVKWDDIIGLDAAKRLVKEAVVYPIKYPELFTGILSPWKGLLLYGPPGTGKTLLAKAVATECNTTFFNISASTIVSKWRGDSEKLVRVLFELARYHAPSTIFLDELESVMSQRGTAPGGEHEGSRRMKTELLVQMDGLARSDDLVFVLAASNLPWELDSAMLRRLEKRILVDLPSQEARRVMIQHWLPPLSSSGGVKLRTDLDYSLLSQETNGYSGSDIKLVCKEAAMRPVRKIFDALENHQPGNSNLHMIQLDTITTADFLDVITHTKPSVKNLSQKYTAWQKEFESV from the exons ATGGAGCTCTCCTGCCAGGCACTGAGAACCACCCACCAGGCGAGGGAAGCG GAGGAAATGCGAACAGAAGCTCGTCGGAAAAATCTCCTCATTCtaattttgcattatttaatGGAGGAAGG ATACGTTGATGCTGCAAATGCTTTGGAACAAGAGACAAAATTAGGTTTACGAGGCTTTGAAGTTTGTGACAACATTGATCTTGAGACAATTTTGATGGAATATGAAAGCTACTATTTTGTAAAATTTCAAAAGTATCCTAAAATTACCAAAAAGGTCCTGGACACTG aaaataaacaacagcTGAGAAGTGGAGGAAGAGCAAGAAG GACAGCAGCTTCTTCTCAGAATGTACCAAGGGTCAAACAACAGACAGCGCCACGACCAGTGTCAAAAACTTCTCCTGGGAGTACAGCAGAACCTAAATCCTCCACCAAGGAGAGCCCCAGACAG aataGTGATGGTTCAGATACTTTGGATCAATCTGATTTTGGCTTAAGCATCTCAGGAATCAGCAAAACTGGAGGAGACAGCTCTCACCCAAGAAAG gGCCAAATAATTGACTTCCACAAGATGATTCAGGATGCTGTCAGAGTGTCACCAGATGGAATTCCCTTGAACAGCCTTAATTGTGATCCAGATCCATCA GAACGATTATTGAAACCTCTTAGTGCTTTTATTGGCATGACTGGTGAGATGAGGGAACTTGCAATGGTTGTAAGCAAA GACATTTATCTTCATAAGCCAAATGTGAAGTGGGATGATATTATAGGGCTGGATGCAGCTAAAAGGCTAGTCAAGGAAGCAGTTGTTTACCCCATAAAG TATCCAGAGCTGTTTACTGGAATTCTGTCCCCTTGGAAGGGGTTATTGCTGTATGGACCACCAG GCACTGGAAAAACTTTGCTTGCTAAGGCAGTTGCCACAGAGTGCAATACAACCTTTTTCAACATATCAGCATCCACCATTGTCAGCAAGTGGAGAGGGGATTCAGAAAAACTTGTCCGG GTGTTGTTCGAGCTCGCCCGGTACCACGCTCCTTCCACGATTTTCTTGGATGAGCTGGAGTCAGTTATGAGTCAAAGAGGCACTGCTCCTGG TGGTGAACACGAAGGAAGTCGGCGGATGAAAACAGAATTACTGGTGCAGATGGATGGCTTGGCCAGATCTGATGATCTTGTATTTGTTTTAGCAGCTTCCAATCTGCCGTG GGAGCTGGACTCTGCCATGCTGCGGCGGCTGGAGAAGAGGATCCTGGTGGACCTGCCCAGCCAGGAGGCACGGAGGGTGATGATCCAGCACTGGCTGCCCCCTCTGAGCAGCAGCGGCGGGGTGAAGCTGAGGACAGATCTGGATTACAGCCTGCTGAGCCAg GAAACAAATGGATACTCTGGATCAGACATAAAACTCGTGTGCAAGGAGGCAGCCATGAGACCAGTGAGGAAAATTTTCGATGCTCTTGAAAATCATCAGCCAG GTAACAGTAACTTGCACATGATCCAACTGGACACAATCACAACAGCCGATTTCCTGGACGTGATCACCCACACCAAGCCATCAGTGAAGAACCTAAGCCAGAAGTACACGGCTTGGCAGAAGGAATTTGAGTCAGtctga
- the KATNAL2 gene encoding katanin p60 ATPase-containing subunit A-like 2 isoform X6, producing the protein MEYESYYFVKFQKYPKITKKVLDTAENKQQLRSGGRARRTAASSQNVPRVKQQTAPRPVSKTSPGSTAEPKSSTKESPRQNSDGSDTLDQSDFGLSISGISKTGGDSSHPRKGQIIDFHKMIQDAVRVSPDGIPLNSLNCDPDPSERLLKPLSAFIGMTGEMRELAMVVSKDIYLHKPNVKWDDIIGLDAAKRLVKEAVVYPIKYPELFTGILSPWKGLLLYGPPGTGKTLLAKAVATECNTTFFNISASTIVSKWRGDSEKLVRVLFELARYHAPSTIFLDELESVMSQRGTAPGGEHEGSRRMKTELLVQMDGLARSDDLVFVLAASNLPWELDSAMLRRLEKRILVDLPSQEARRVMIQHWLPPLSSSGGVKLRTDLDYSLLSQETNGYSGSDIKLVCKEAAMRPVRKIFDALENHQPGNSNLHMIQLDTITTADFLDVITHTKPSVKNLSQKYTAWQKEFESV; encoded by the exons ATGGAATATGAAAGCTACTATTTTGTAAAATTTCAAAAGTATCCTAAAATTACCAAAAAGGTCCTGGACACTG cagaaaataaacaacagcTGAGAAGTGGAGGAAGAGCAAGAAG GACAGCAGCTTCTTCTCAGAATGTACCAAGGGTCAAACAACAGACAGCGCCACGACCAGTGTCAAAAACTTCTCCTGGGAGTACAGCAGAACCTAAATCCTCCACCAAGGAGAGCCCCAGACAG aataGTGATGGTTCAGATACTTTGGATCAATCTGATTTTGGCTTAAGCATCTCAGGAATCAGCAAAACTGGAGGAGACAGCTCTCACCCAAGAAAG gGCCAAATAATTGACTTCCACAAGATGATTCAGGATGCTGTCAGAGTGTCACCAGATGGAATTCCCTTGAACAGCCTTAATTGTGATCCAGATCCATCA GAACGATTATTGAAACCTCTTAGTGCTTTTATTGGCATGACTGGTGAGATGAGGGAACTTGCAATGGTTGTAAGCAAA GACATTTATCTTCATAAGCCAAATGTGAAGTGGGATGATATTATAGGGCTGGATGCAGCTAAAAGGCTAGTCAAGGAAGCAGTTGTTTACCCCATAAAG TATCCAGAGCTGTTTACTGGAATTCTGTCCCCTTGGAAGGGGTTATTGCTGTATGGACCACCAG GCACTGGAAAAACTTTGCTTGCTAAGGCAGTTGCCACAGAGTGCAATACAACCTTTTTCAACATATCAGCATCCACCATTGTCAGCAAGTGGAGAGGGGATTCAGAAAAACTTGTCCGG GTGTTGTTCGAGCTCGCCCGGTACCACGCTCCTTCCACGATTTTCTTGGATGAGCTGGAGTCAGTTATGAGTCAAAGAGGCACTGCTCCTGG TGGTGAACACGAAGGAAGTCGGCGGATGAAAACAGAATTACTGGTGCAGATGGATGGCTTGGCCAGATCTGATGATCTTGTATTTGTTTTAGCAGCTTCCAATCTGCCGTG GGAGCTGGACTCTGCCATGCTGCGGCGGCTGGAGAAGAGGATCCTGGTGGACCTGCCCAGCCAGGAGGCACGGAGGGTGATGATCCAGCACTGGCTGCCCCCTCTGAGCAGCAGCGGCGGGGTGAAGCTGAGGACAGATCTGGATTACAGCCTGCTGAGCCAg GAAACAAATGGATACTCTGGATCAGACATAAAACTCGTGTGCAAGGAGGCAGCCATGAGACCAGTGAGGAAAATTTTCGATGCTCTTGAAAATCATCAGCCAG GTAACAGTAACTTGCACATGATCCAACTGGACACAATCACAACAGCCGATTTCCTGGACGTGATCACCCACACCAAGCCATCAGTGAAGAACCTAAGCCAGAAGTACACGGCTTGGCAGAAGGAATTTGAGTCAGtctga
- the KATNAL2 gene encoding katanin p60 ATPase-containing subunit A-like 2 isoform X5 yields the protein MELSCQALRTTHQAREAEEMRTEARRKNLLILILHYLMEEGYVDAANALEQETKLGLRGFEVCDNIDLETILMEYESYYFVKFQKYPKITKKVLDTAENKQQLRSGGRARRTAASSQNVPRVKQQTAPRPVSKTSPGSTAEPKSSTKESPRQNSDGSDTLDQSDFGLSISGISKTGGDSSHPRKGQIIDFHKMIQDAVRVSPDGIPLNSLNCDPDPSDIYLHKPNVKWDDIIGLDAAKRLVKEAVVYPIKYPELFTGILSPWKGLLLYGPPGTGKTLLAKAVATECNTTFFNISASTIVSKWRGDSEKLVRVLFELARYHAPSTIFLDELESVMSQRGTAPGGEHEGSRRMKTELLVQMDGLARSDDLVFVLAASNLPWELDSAMLRRLEKRILVDLPSQEARRVMIQHWLPPLSSSGGVKLRTDLDYSLLSQETNGYSGSDIKLVCKEAAMRPVRKIFDALENHQPGNSNLHMIQLDTITTADFLDVITHTKPSVKNLSQKYTAWQKEFESV from the exons ATGGAGCTCTCCTGCCAGGCACTGAGAACCACCCACCAGGCGAGGGAAGCG GAGGAAATGCGAACAGAAGCTCGTCGGAAAAATCTCCTCATTCtaattttgcattatttaatGGAGGAAGG ATACGTTGATGCTGCAAATGCTTTGGAACAAGAGACAAAATTAGGTTTACGAGGCTTTGAAGTTTGTGACAACATTGATCTTGAGACAATTTTGATGGAATATGAAAGCTACTATTTTGTAAAATTTCAAAAGTATCCTAAAATTACCAAAAAGGTCCTGGACACTG cagaaaataaacaacagcTGAGAAGTGGAGGAAGAGCAAGAAG GACAGCAGCTTCTTCTCAGAATGTACCAAGGGTCAAACAACAGACAGCGCCACGACCAGTGTCAAAAACTTCTCCTGGGAGTACAGCAGAACCTAAATCCTCCACCAAGGAGAGCCCCAGACAG aataGTGATGGTTCAGATACTTTGGATCAATCTGATTTTGGCTTAAGCATCTCAGGAATCAGCAAAACTGGAGGAGACAGCTCTCACCCAAGAAAG gGCCAAATAATTGACTTCCACAAGATGATTCAGGATGCTGTCAGAGTGTCACCAGATGGAATTCCCTTGAACAGCCTTAATTGTGATCCAGATCCATCA GACATTTATCTTCATAAGCCAAATGTGAAGTGGGATGATATTATAGGGCTGGATGCAGCTAAAAGGCTAGTCAAGGAAGCAGTTGTTTACCCCATAAAG TATCCAGAGCTGTTTACTGGAATTCTGTCCCCTTGGAAGGGGTTATTGCTGTATGGACCACCAG GCACTGGAAAAACTTTGCTTGCTAAGGCAGTTGCCACAGAGTGCAATACAACCTTTTTCAACATATCAGCATCCACCATTGTCAGCAAGTGGAGAGGGGATTCAGAAAAACTTGTCCGG GTGTTGTTCGAGCTCGCCCGGTACCACGCTCCTTCCACGATTTTCTTGGATGAGCTGGAGTCAGTTATGAGTCAAAGAGGCACTGCTCCTGG TGGTGAACACGAAGGAAGTCGGCGGATGAAAACAGAATTACTGGTGCAGATGGATGGCTTGGCCAGATCTGATGATCTTGTATTTGTTTTAGCAGCTTCCAATCTGCCGTG GGAGCTGGACTCTGCCATGCTGCGGCGGCTGGAGAAGAGGATCCTGGTGGACCTGCCCAGCCAGGAGGCACGGAGGGTGATGATCCAGCACTGGCTGCCCCCTCTGAGCAGCAGCGGCGGGGTGAAGCTGAGGACAGATCTGGATTACAGCCTGCTGAGCCAg GAAACAAATGGATACTCTGGATCAGACATAAAACTCGTGTGCAAGGAGGCAGCCATGAGACCAGTGAGGAAAATTTTCGATGCTCTTGAAAATCATCAGCCAG GTAACAGTAACTTGCACATGATCCAACTGGACACAATCACAACAGCCGATTTCCTGGACGTGATCACCCACACCAAGCCATCAGTGAAGAACCTAAGCCAGAAGTACACGGCTTGGCAGAAGGAATTTGAGTCAGtctga
- the KATNAL2 gene encoding katanin p60 ATPase-containing subunit A-like 2 isoform X3: protein MELSCQALRTTHQAREAEEMRTEARRKNLLILILHYLMEEGYVDAANALEQETKLGLRGFEVCDNIDLETILMEYESYYFVKFQKYPKITKKVLDTGQQLLLRMYQGSNNRQRHDQCQKLLLGVQQNLNPPPRRAPDSDGSDTLDQSDFGLSISGISKTGGDSSHPRKGQIIDFHKMIQDAVRVSPDGIPLNSLNCDPDPSERLLKPLSAFIGMTGEMRELAMVVSKDIYLHKPNVKWDDIIGLDAAKRLVKEAVVYPIKYPELFTGILSPWKGLLLYGPPGTGKTLLAKAVATECNTTFFNISASTIVSKWRGDSEKLVRVLFELARYHAPSTIFLDELESVMSQRGTAPGGEHEGSRRMKTELLVQMDGLARSDDLVFVLAASNLPWELDSAMLRRLEKRILVDLPSQEARRVMIQHWLPPLSSSGGVKLRTDLDYSLLSQETNGYSGSDIKLVCKEAAMRPVRKIFDALENHQPGNSNLHMIQLDTITTADFLDVITHTKPSVKNLSQKYTAWQKEFESV, encoded by the exons ATGGAGCTCTCCTGCCAGGCACTGAGAACCACCCACCAGGCGAGGGAAGCG GAGGAAATGCGAACAGAAGCTCGTCGGAAAAATCTCCTCATTCtaattttgcattatttaatGGAGGAAGG ATACGTTGATGCTGCAAATGCTTTGGAACAAGAGACAAAATTAGGTTTACGAGGCTTTGAAGTTTGTGACAACATTGATCTTGAGACAATTTTGATGGAATATGAAAGCTACTATTTTGTAAAATTTCAAAAGTATCCTAAAATTACCAAAAAGGTCCTGGACACTG GACAGCAGCTTCTTCTCAGAATGTACCAAGGGTCAAACAACAGACAGCGCCACGACCAGTGTCAAAAACTTCTCCTGGGAGTACAGCAGAACCTAAATCCTCCACCAAGGAGAGCCCCAGACAG TGATGGTTCAGATACTTTGGATCAATCTGATTTTGGCTTAAGCATCTCAGGAATCAGCAAAACTGGAGGAGACAGCTCTCACCCAAGAAAG gGCCAAATAATTGACTTCCACAAGATGATTCAGGATGCTGTCAGAGTGTCACCAGATGGAATTCCCTTGAACAGCCTTAATTGTGATCCAGATCCATCA GAACGATTATTGAAACCTCTTAGTGCTTTTATTGGCATGACTGGTGAGATGAGGGAACTTGCAATGGTTGTAAGCAAA GACATTTATCTTCATAAGCCAAATGTGAAGTGGGATGATATTATAGGGCTGGATGCAGCTAAAAGGCTAGTCAAGGAAGCAGTTGTTTACCCCATAAAG TATCCAGAGCTGTTTACTGGAATTCTGTCCCCTTGGAAGGGGTTATTGCTGTATGGACCACCAG GCACTGGAAAAACTTTGCTTGCTAAGGCAGTTGCCACAGAGTGCAATACAACCTTTTTCAACATATCAGCATCCACCATTGTCAGCAAGTGGAGAGGGGATTCAGAAAAACTTGTCCGG GTGTTGTTCGAGCTCGCCCGGTACCACGCTCCTTCCACGATTTTCTTGGATGAGCTGGAGTCAGTTATGAGTCAAAGAGGCACTGCTCCTGG TGGTGAACACGAAGGAAGTCGGCGGATGAAAACAGAATTACTGGTGCAGATGGATGGCTTGGCCAGATCTGATGATCTTGTATTTGTTTTAGCAGCTTCCAATCTGCCGTG GGAGCTGGACTCTGCCATGCTGCGGCGGCTGGAGAAGAGGATCCTGGTGGACCTGCCCAGCCAGGAGGCACGGAGGGTGATGATCCAGCACTGGCTGCCCCCTCTGAGCAGCAGCGGCGGGGTGAAGCTGAGGACAGATCTGGATTACAGCCTGCTGAGCCAg GAAACAAATGGATACTCTGGATCAGACATAAAACTCGTGTGCAAGGAGGCAGCCATGAGACCAGTGAGGAAAATTTTCGATGCTCTTGAAAATCATCAGCCAG GTAACAGTAACTTGCACATGATCCAACTGGACACAATCACAACAGCCGATTTCCTGGACGTGATCACCCACACCAAGCCATCAGTGAAGAACCTAAGCCAGAAGTACACGGCTTGGCAGAAGGAATTTGAGTCAGtctga
- the KATNAL2 gene encoding katanin p60 ATPase-containing subunit A-like 2 isoform X1, producing the protein MELSCQALRTTHQAREAEEMRTEARRKNLLILILHYLMEEGYVDAANALEQETKLGLRGFEVCDNIDLETILMEYESYYFVKFQKYPKITKKVLDTAENKQQLRSGGRARRTAASSQNVPRVKQQTAPRPVSKTSPGSTAEPKSSTKESPRQNSDGSDTLDQSDFGLSISGISKTGGDSSHPRKGQIIDFHKMIQDAVRVSPDGIPLNSLNCDPDPSERLLKPLSAFIGMTGEMRELAMVVSKDIYLHKPNVKWDDIIGLDAAKRLVKEAVVYPIKYPELFTGILSPWKGLLLYGPPGTGKTLLAKAVATECNTTFFNISASTIVSKWRGDSEKLVRVLFELARYHAPSTIFLDELESVMSQRGTAPGGEHEGSRRMKTELLVQMDGLARSDDLVFVLAASNLPWELDSAMLRRLEKRILVDLPSQEARRVMIQHWLPPLSSSGGVKLRTDLDYSLLSQETNGYSGSDIKLVCKEAAMRPVRKIFDALENHQPGNSNLHMIQLDTITTADFLDVITHTKPSVKNLSQKYTAWQKEFESV; encoded by the exons ATGGAGCTCTCCTGCCAGGCACTGAGAACCACCCACCAGGCGAGGGAAGCG GAGGAAATGCGAACAGAAGCTCGTCGGAAAAATCTCCTCATTCtaattttgcattatttaatGGAGGAAGG ATACGTTGATGCTGCAAATGCTTTGGAACAAGAGACAAAATTAGGTTTACGAGGCTTTGAAGTTTGTGACAACATTGATCTTGAGACAATTTTGATGGAATATGAAAGCTACTATTTTGTAAAATTTCAAAAGTATCCTAAAATTACCAAAAAGGTCCTGGACACTG cagaaaataaacaacagcTGAGAAGTGGAGGAAGAGCAAGAAG GACAGCAGCTTCTTCTCAGAATGTACCAAGGGTCAAACAACAGACAGCGCCACGACCAGTGTCAAAAACTTCTCCTGGGAGTACAGCAGAACCTAAATCCTCCACCAAGGAGAGCCCCAGACAG aataGTGATGGTTCAGATACTTTGGATCAATCTGATTTTGGCTTAAGCATCTCAGGAATCAGCAAAACTGGAGGAGACAGCTCTCACCCAAGAAAG gGCCAAATAATTGACTTCCACAAGATGATTCAGGATGCTGTCAGAGTGTCACCAGATGGAATTCCCTTGAACAGCCTTAATTGTGATCCAGATCCATCA GAACGATTATTGAAACCTCTTAGTGCTTTTATTGGCATGACTGGTGAGATGAGGGAACTTGCAATGGTTGTAAGCAAA GACATTTATCTTCATAAGCCAAATGTGAAGTGGGATGATATTATAGGGCTGGATGCAGCTAAAAGGCTAGTCAAGGAAGCAGTTGTTTACCCCATAAAG TATCCAGAGCTGTTTACTGGAATTCTGTCCCCTTGGAAGGGGTTATTGCTGTATGGACCACCAG GCACTGGAAAAACTTTGCTTGCTAAGGCAGTTGCCACAGAGTGCAATACAACCTTTTTCAACATATCAGCATCCACCATTGTCAGCAAGTGGAGAGGGGATTCAGAAAAACTTGTCCGG GTGTTGTTCGAGCTCGCCCGGTACCACGCTCCTTCCACGATTTTCTTGGATGAGCTGGAGTCAGTTATGAGTCAAAGAGGCACTGCTCCTGG TGGTGAACACGAAGGAAGTCGGCGGATGAAAACAGAATTACTGGTGCAGATGGATGGCTTGGCCAGATCTGATGATCTTGTATTTGTTTTAGCAGCTTCCAATCTGCCGTG GGAGCTGGACTCTGCCATGCTGCGGCGGCTGGAGAAGAGGATCCTGGTGGACCTGCCCAGCCAGGAGGCACGGAGGGTGATGATCCAGCACTGGCTGCCCCCTCTGAGCAGCAGCGGCGGGGTGAAGCTGAGGACAGATCTGGATTACAGCCTGCTGAGCCAg GAAACAAATGGATACTCTGGATCAGACATAAAACTCGTGTGCAAGGAGGCAGCCATGAGACCAGTGAGGAAAATTTTCGATGCTCTTGAAAATCATCAGCCAG GTAACAGTAACTTGCACATGATCCAACTGGACACAATCACAACAGCCGATTTCCTGGACGTGATCACCCACACCAAGCCATCAGTGAAGAACCTAAGCCAGAAGTACACGGCTTGGCAGAAGGAATTTGAGTCAGtctga